One genomic region from Campylobacter sp. RM5004 encodes:
- a CDS encoding transporter substrate-binding domain-containing protein gives MKKLLLSFALISQIFAQDILKIGTTSGYAPFEYIQNDELVGFDIDLVNEIAKILDIKIEYKVMDFDGLINALKAKKIDVIAAGMNKTEQRAKSVEFSNPYYLGMNYFVKLKDNDKFNNIEDLEKGAIFGTQIGTLQAEELSNIKGVKPYLNAELIVLVLATINKKIDGFLLEAAVAKGYMKSYPELKVFAKKEIKGSGASFAFDKGNTKLRDNFNKALDILKENGTYLKLLKKYNLDN, from the coding sequence ATGAAAAAATTATTATTAAGTTTTGCGTTAATTTCGCAAATATTCGCACAAGATATTTTAAAAATTGGAACAACATCAGGTTATGCTCCATTTGAGTATATTCAAAATGATGAATTAGTAGGCTTTGATATAGACTTAGTAAATGAGATAGCAAAAATTCTAGATATAAAAATAGAATATAAAGTTATGGATTTTGATGGACTTATTAATGCTTTAAAAGCTAAAAAAATTGATGTAATAGCAGCAGGTATGAATAAAACCGAGCAAAGAGCAAAAAGTGTAGAGTTTTCTAATCCTTATTATTTAGGAATGAATTATTTCGTAAAATTAAAAGATAATGATAAGTTTAATAATATTGAAGATTTAGAAAAAGGAGCGATATTTGGAACTCAAATAGGCACTTTACAAGCTGAAGAATTAAGTAATATTAAAGGCGTAAAACCATATTTAAATGCTGAATTAATAGTGCTTGTTTTAGCAACTATAAATAAAAAAATTGATGGATTTTTGCTAGAAGCTGCAGTTGCTAAAGGTTATATGAAAAGCTATCCTGAATTAAAAGTCTTTGCAAAAAAAGAAATAAAAGGAAGTGGAGCAAGCTTTGCTTTTGATAAAGGCAATACAAAATTAAGAGATAATTTTAATAAGGCTTTAGATATTTTAAAAGAAAACGGCACTTATTTAAAATTATTAAAAAAATACAATTTAGATAATTAA
- the yedF gene encoding sulfurtransferase-like selenium metabolism protein YedF: MKIDYSITLLGEPCPYPAIVANEAINKLKSGEVLEIISDCPQSINGIVPDMKKLGHSCEVVQNGSVLGFYITKS; the protein is encoded by the coding sequence ATGAAAATTGATTATTCTATAACGCTTTTAGGTGAGCCATGTCCATATCCAGCAATAGTTGCAAACGAAGCAATCAATAAACTTAAAAGTGGCGAAGTGCTAGAAATTATTAGCGATTGTCCGCAAAGTATTAATGGAATTGTGCCTGATATGAAAAAATTAGGTCATAGTTGCGAAGTCGTTCAAAATGGCTCGGTTTTAGGATTTTATATAACAAAATCTTAA
- the yedE gene encoding selenium metabolism membrane protein YedE/FdhT, with amino-acid sequence MKTSNFGADLAHFKHTYLDNFYSNSKAVILLSIMATLYFAIFGGVFAVTGEFTRIGGEILELFGIDLSSYSYYQKQNLNGTMLTRVDGVMIIGLIIGCLLAASIANKVYFRKIASKTRFFQALIGGILAGFGARLAWGCNLANFFTGLPYFSLHTWVFAIFMMFGVIAAILTLKIKIFAPKYEMIKTNTPQLKIDSKINQKNKIIFFLSLSAFFVFFIYLAINDTKNLPIALVFGLIFGWLIQKGQICFTSCFRDLFLFKRYGFSLALFISMLIASIFVFALLNKGYNAKVLEISLALCVGAFIFGFGIVFAGGCECGFLYRAVEGQTHFMVVGVGNILGTMLIALNYDYLPKWFLAGEKIKLSGYSGFSINLALFLISIALILFFARSKK; translated from the coding sequence ATGAAAACTTCTAACTTCGGTGCTGATTTAGCACATTTTAAACACACTTATTTAGACAATTTTTATAGCAATTCAAAAGCTGTTATTTTGCTTAGTATTATGGCAACTTTGTATTTTGCTATTTTTGGCGGTGTGTTTGCAGTAACTGGTGAATTTACTCGCATAGGCGGAGAAATTCTAGAACTTTTTGGAATTGATTTAAGCTCATATTCTTATTATCAAAAGCAAAACCTAAATGGCACAATGCTTACTCGTGTAGATGGAGTGATGATTATAGGGCTAATTATTGGCTGTTTGTTAGCTGCTAGTATTGCTAATAAAGTTTATTTTAGAAAAATTGCTTCTAAAACAAGATTTTTTCAAGCACTAATCGGCGGGATATTAGCGGGTTTTGGTGCAAGACTTGCTTGGGGATGTAATCTAGCAAATTTTTTCACCGGACTTCCTTATTTTTCATTGCATACTTGGGTATTTGCGATTTTTATGATGTTTGGAGTAATAGCAGCCATTTTAACCCTTAAGATTAAAATATTTGCTCCAAAATACGAAATGATTAAGACAAACACCCCACAGCTTAAAATTGATTCTAAAATTAATCAAAAAAATAAAATAATTTTCTTTTTAAGTTTGAGTGCTTTTTTTGTATTTTTTATCTATCTTGCGATTAATGATACAAAAAATCTACCTATTGCTCTTGTTTTTGGGCTTATTTTTGGTTGGCTTATTCAAAAAGGTCAGATTTGTTTTACATCTTGTTTTAGAGATTTGTTTTTATTCAAGCGTTATGGTTTTTCATTAGCTTTGTTTATCTCAATGCTAATTGCTAGTATTTTTGTATTTGCTTTATTAAATAAAGGCTATAACGCTAAGGTTTTAGAAATATCTTTAGCGCTTTGTGTGGGTGCATTTATATTTGGCTTTGGCATTGTGTTTGCGGGTGGTTGTGAGTGCGGATTTTTATATCGTGCAGTAGAAGGGCAAACTCATTTTATGGTAGTTGGCGTTGGAAATATCTTAGGAACTATGCTAATTGCTTTAAATTATGATTATTTGCCTAAGTGGTTTTTAGCAGGTGAGAAAATTAAGCTTAGTGGATATTCAGGCTTTAGTATAAATCTTGCATTGTTTTTAATAAGCATTGCTTTAATTTTATTTTTTGCAAGGAGTAAAAAATGA
- a CDS encoding amino acid ABC transporter permease, with the protein MDFEIIKEYYPLFIDAFYLTIKLACYGVILSFLIGLFCMWVELHRFKFLRLVCNAYIELSRNTPLLIHLFFLYYALPKIGIKLEAFSCGVIGLAFLGGSYMAESLKAGLNAISKHQIEAGYALALSKNQVLYHIILPLSLRVSITSISANIIFLFKETSVVSVIALADLVYTTKDIIGLYYVTNEALFMLCVAYFIMILPLSLILSLIEKRIRR; encoded by the coding sequence ATGGATTTTGAGATTATTAAAGAGTATTATCCACTTTTTATTGATGCTTTTTATCTAACTATAAAACTCGCTTGTTATGGAGTGATTTTGTCATTTTTAATAGGTTTGTTTTGTATGTGGGTAGAGCTTCATAGGTTTAAGTTTTTAAGATTAGTTTGCAATGCTTATATTGAGCTTTCACGCAATACTCCACTTTTAATTCATTTATTTTTCTTATATTATGCCTTGCCAAAAATAGGCATTAAACTTGAAGCTTTTTCTTGTGGAGTAATAGGACTTGCTTTTTTAGGTGGTAGCTATATGGCTGAAAGTCTTAAGGCTGGGCTTAATGCGATTAGCAAGCATCAAATTGAGGCAGGATATGCCCTAGCTTTAAGTAAAAATCAAGTTTTATATCACATCATTTTGCCACTTTCTCTTAGAGTATCAATAACTAGTATAAGTGCAAATATTATATTTTTATTCAAAGAAACTTCGGTTGTAAGCGTAATCGCTCTAGCTGATTTGGTTTATACTACAAAAGATATTATTGGGCTTTATTATGTTACAAATGAAGCTTTATTTATGTTATGCGTAGCTTATTTTATAATGATTTTACCATTATCTTTAATACTTAGCTTAATAGAAAAAAGGATTAGAAGATGA
- a CDS encoding amino acid ABC transporter permease, with the protein MSEILFDLDIYKRLFEGLKVTLFISFVSIFFSIIGGLILGVFMSLGNKIIFYILKIMLEIVRFMPIIVWLFLIYFGMSSWLSLDAITASIIVFVIWGVFEMMDLVRGALLSIPKHQFESSNALALSKYQMYRFIILPLAARRLLPSVINLLSRMIKTTSVAYLIGVVDVLAIGNQLKEVTLLTSNFAPLYIYTIIFFIYFIICYPLSKISKILEQRWS; encoded by the coding sequence ATGAGTGAAATATTGTTTGATTTAGATATTTATAAAAGACTTTTTGAAGGTTTAAAAGTTACGCTTTTTATATCATTTGTTTCTATATTTTTTTCTATTATTGGCGGACTTATTTTAGGTGTTTTTATGAGTTTAGGAAATAAAATTATTTTTTATATTCTAAAAATAATGCTTGAAATTGTAAGATTTATGCCTATTATTGTTTGGTTGTTTTTGATTTATTTTGGAATGTCTAGCTGGCTTAGTTTAGATGCGATTACTGCTAGTATAATCGTTTTTGTTATTTGGGGAGTTTTTGAAATGATGGATTTAGTAAGGGGTGCTTTGCTTAGTATTCCTAAACATCAGTTTGAAAGCTCAAACGCTCTTGCACTTAGCAAGTATCAAATGTATAGATTTATAATCTTACCACTTGCAGCAAGAAGATTGCTTCCTAGTGTGATAAATCTTTTAAGCCGTATGATAAAAACTACTTCTGTTGCTTATTTAATAGGCGTTGTAGATGTTTTAGCAATAGGCAATCAATTAAAAGAAGTTACATTGCTTACAAGTAATTTCGCACCTTTATATATTTATACAATAATATTTTTTATATATTTTATTATTTGTTATCCTTTATCAAAAATATCAAAAATCCTAGAACAAAGGTGGAGCTAA
- a CDS encoding amino acid ABC transporter ATP-binding protein produces MSILKLENINKFYGKTHALKNISFEVNKGEVVVLIGPSGCGKSTTLRCINGLENIASGNIYIKDEVISKDFKNWQEIRKYVGMVFQSYELFDHLSVIENILLAPIKVQNRKKDEVLKEALELLKKVGLEHKLNAYPKELSGGQKQRIAIVRALCMNPEIMLFDEVTAALDPEIVREVLDVLLNLAKEEKTMLIVTHEMAFARAVADKIIFMDSGEIIEIASPEEFFTRPKSNRAKQFLNMFDFKKD; encoded by the coding sequence ATGAGTATTTTAAAACTTGAAAATATCAATAAATTTTATGGTAAAACCCATGCTTTAAAAAATATTTCTTTTGAAGTTAATAAGGGCGAAGTGGTTGTTTTAATAGGCCCTAGTGGCTGTGGAAAAAGCACAACTTTAAGATGTATAAATGGACTTGAAAATATTGCAAGTGGAAATATTTATATAAAAGATGAAGTAATTTCAAAAGATTTTAAAAACTGGCAAGAAATTAGAAAATATGTTGGAATGGTGTTTCAAAGTTATGAATTATTTGATCACTTAAGCGTAATTGAAAACATTTTATTAGCACCTATAAAAGTGCAAAATAGAAAAAAAGATGAAGTTTTAAAAGAAGCTTTAGAATTACTTAAAAAAGTTGGCTTAGAACACAAGCTTAACGCCTATCCAAAAGAGCTAAGCGGCGGACAAAAACAAAGGATTGCAATAGTAAGAGCTTTGTGTATGAACCCTGAAATTATGCTTTTTGATGAAGTTACGGCTGCGCTTGATCCTGAGATTGTAAGAGAAGTTTTAGATGTATTATTAAATCTTGCAAAAGAAGAAAAAACAATGCTAATTGTAACTCACGAAATGGCGTTCGCAAGAGCAGTTGCTGATAAAATAATTTTTATGGATAGTGGAGAGATTATAGAAATTGCAAGCCCTGAAGAGTTTTTTACTAGACCTAAAAGTAACCGAGCGAAACAATTTTTAAATATGTTTGATTTTAAAAAGGATTAA
- a CDS encoding transporter substrate-binding domain-containing protein, whose translation MKKTILSLVAGAILTCSLNARSLAEIKAEDNIKIGVFADKPPFGFVDKAGNYQGYDVYFAKRIAKDLLGDETKVVFVPVEAASRVEFLLSNKVDVILANFTKTPERARVVDFALPYMKVSLGIASPKNAEIKDISELNGKTLIVNKGTTADAYFTKNKNGVNLAKYDQNTETFGALLDGRGAALAHDNTLLFAWVKNNPEFVVGISELGDIDVIAPAVKKGNTELLEWINAEIIKLGEEQFFHKNYDETLAPVYGNDIDKESVVVEGGKL comes from the coding sequence ATGAAAAAAACTATTTTATCATTAGTTGCAGGGGCAATTCTAACCTGTTCGTTAAATGCTAGAAGTTTAGCAGAAATTAAAGCAGAAGATAATATTAAAATCGGTGTTTTTGCTGATAAACCACCATTTGGTTTTGTAGATAAGGCTGGTAATTATCAAGGTTATGATGTTTATTTTGCAAAAAGAATTGCAAAAGATTTATTAGGAGATGAAACAAAGGTTGTTTTTGTTCCTGTTGAGGCTGCTAGTAGGGTTGAGTTTTTGTTATCTAATAAAGTTGATGTAATTTTAGCAAACTTTACAAAAACTCCAGAAAGAGCAAGAGTTGTTGATTTTGCATTGCCTTATATGAAAGTTTCTTTAGGTATTGCAAGTCCTAAAAATGCAGAGATTAAAGATATTAGCGAATTAAATGGAAAAACTTTAATCGTAAATAAAGGCACTACTGCAGATGCTTATTTTACAAAGAATAAAAACGGCGTAAATCTAGCAAAATACGACCAAAATACTGAAACTTTTGGAGCTTTATTAGATGGTAGGGGTGCTGCACTTGCACACGATAATACCTTGCTTTTTGCTTGGGTTAAGAATAATCCTGAGTTTGTAGTAGGAATTAGTGAATTAGGCGATATTGATGTGATTGCACCTGCTGTTAAAAAAGGAAATACTGAATTGCTTGAATGGATTAATGCAGAAATTATCAAACTTGGTGAAGAACAATTCTTTCACAAAAACTACGATGAAACTCTAGCACCTGTTTATGGCAACGATATTGATAAAGAAAGCGTTGTGGTAGAAGGCGGAAAACTTTAA
- the fliS gene encoding flagellar export chaperone FliS produces the protein MVSNAYASYSQNNIAVDSNEKMIELLYEGILRFCSRAKKAIEKDDIEKKCLNIKKATAIFVELLNCLDFEQGEVSYYLQGLYSHQISTLSKVIIDSDPAKLDEVMRVANGLLEAWREVNHMEL, from the coding sequence ATGGTAAGTAACGCATACGCAAGTTATTCACAAAATAACATAGCAGTAGATAGTAATGAAAAAATGATTGAACTTTTATACGAGGGCATACTTAGATTTTGCTCTCGTGCAAAAAAAGCAATTGAAAAAGATGATATAGAAAAAAAATGCTTAAATATCAAAAAAGCCACAGCGATATTTGTGGAATTATTAAATTGCTTAGATTTTGAACAAGGAGAAGTAAGTTATTATCTACAAGGACTTTATTCTCACCAAATTAGCACGCTTAGTAAGGTTATAATTGATAGTGACCCTGCTAAATTAGATGAGGTTATGAGAGTTGCTAATGGTCTGCTTGAAGCTTGGCGTGAAGTAAATCATATGGAGCTTTAA
- the fliD gene encoding flagellar filament capping protein FliD, producing MAGIGLVAGANQFQFKEKYDALKEADQKQQLAIPNKKLTDTQAKQKDLTDLTTLLGTFKGDISSIVEGDVFSKSKVDATGESASITTKKGVKVGDFDIDVKQLATKDAYQTNSFSSEAYGIFNDVSIINDKGEKEMLKDAEFKITVNKQEFTIRINSGDSIQSLNDKILSATNENGKKLSDYVSTKVLDTGHDNYRLMITSKEAGIDNEIAFGISSKNDDPNVAEFSKAVLKKLGLLNSANASSVKKELKSATEQLDASKVILGDKNYLEDIQKKVSELTADKELSYKISEQDPNDSSKTIEKEVKFTINKDTDLTKLSDDERKAVFNEFKDKTNMEQQTKDWVSFIKNKGEELNVKFKDSSGKEQTVSINKLTDFDKLSNDEKKGLQEFFELQQFNYFDNELDVKSAETRLKAIDTSANHVQTAKDSKFVYEGIEITRSTNNIEDLIIGAKITLKKEGVTNFKVSDDLDALTEHLNTFTTNYNALVNSLATSTGFDQEKKTSGSLQGITEITRLKSQLSSLITKADANGMSLSGMGFSLNEKGILEFKKSKFEEAYKKNGENIKSFLQGSTKYQELNETSKTISQKVALAEGDLKINGKDITFKKEFLDKLNDPKNTITQGEYLNKLVEAINDAKIDGVSAKLGKDGNIIISSTGKNALEIKGSSDKLLQLGLEEKTINTIKTEQTGIFRTFKDTLDGLVGSNGTISKYSQQLEKDVKDLNESIKKINQEIEKKYETLANKLSHYDGILKKYELQGNTINALINSAFANK from the coding sequence ATGGCAGGAATAGGCTTAGTAGCAGGTGCAAACCAGTTTCAATTTAAAGAAAAATATGATGCATTAAAAGAAGCTGATCAAAAGCAACAATTAGCAATACCTAATAAAAAGCTAACTGATACACAAGCAAAACAAAAGGATTTAACAGATTTAACCACACTTTTAGGAACTTTTAAAGGGGATATTTCAAGTATTGTTGAAGGTGATGTGTTTTCTAAAAGTAAGGTTGATGCAACAGGAGAGAGTGCTAGTATCACTACAAAAAAAGGCGTAAAAGTAGGCGATTTTGATATAGACGTAAAACAATTAGCTACAAAAGATGCTTATCAAACTAATTCGTTTTCTAGTGAAGCTTATGGTATTTTTAATGATGTTAGTATTATTAATGATAAAGGTGAAAAAGAAATGCTTAAAGATGCAGAATTTAAAATCACCGTTAATAAACAAGAATTTACTATAAGAATCAATTCAGGAGATTCTATACAGAGCTTAAATGATAAAATTCTTTCAGCTACAAATGAAAATGGTAAAAAACTTAGCGATTATGTAAGCACTAAAGTTTTAGATACAGGTCATGATAATTATAGACTTATGATCACAAGTAAAGAAGCAGGAATTGATAATGAAATAGCTTTTGGTATATCAAGTAAAAACGATGATCCTAATGTAGCAGAATTTTCAAAAGCAGTTCTTAAAAAACTTGGTTTATTAAACTCAGCAAATGCTAGTTCGGTTAAAAAAGAGCTTAAGAGTGCTACAGAACAACTTGATGCTTCTAAGGTAATTTTAGGTGATAAAAATTATTTGGAAGATATACAAAAAAAAGTTTCAGAATTAACAGCAGATAAAGAGTTGAGTTACAAAATATCAGAACAAGATCCAAATGATAGCAGTAAAACTATTGAAAAAGAAGTTAAATTTACAATCAATAAAGATACAGATTTAACTAAATTAAGCGATGATGAAAGAAAAGCTGTATTTAATGAATTTAAAGATAAAACAAATATGGAGCAACAAACTAAAGATTGGGTTTCGTTTATCAAAAACAAAGGCGAAGAGCTGAATGTTAAATTTAAAGATAGCAGTGGAAAAGAACAAACTGTAAGTATTAATAAACTAACAGATTTTGACAAATTAAGTAATGATGAGAAAAAAGGATTACAAGAATTTTTTGAACTTCAACAATTTAATTATTTTGACAATGAATTAGATGTTAAATCAGCAGAGACTAGATTGAAGGCAATAGATACTTCGGCAAATCACGTTCAGACTGCAAAAGATTCTAAATTTGTTTATGAAGGTATAGAAATTACTAGAAGTACTAATAATATTGAGGATTTAATAATAGGTGCAAAGATTACTCTTAAAAAAGAAGGTGTAACTAATTTTAAAGTTAGCGATGACTTAGATGCTCTAACAGAACATTTAAATACCTTTACAACAAACTATAATGCCTTAGTTAATTCACTTGCTACTTCAACTGGATTTGATCAAGAGAAAAAGACTTCAGGAAGCTTACAAGGTATAACAGAGATTACGAGATTAAAATCTCAATTATCATCATTAATTACAAAAGCAGATGCTAATGGAATGAGCTTATCTGGTATGGGATTTAGTCTTAACGAAAAGGGTATTTTAGAATTTAAAAAATCAAAGTTTGAAGAAGCTTATAAAAAGAATGGCGAAAATATCAAATCGTTTTTACAAGGTAGCACAAAATATCAAGAATTAAACGAAACAAGTAAAACAATTAGTCAAAAAGTAGCTTTAGCTGAAGGTGATTTAAAGATTAATGGAAAAGATATTACGTTTAAAAAAGAGTTTTTAGATAAATTAAATGATCCAAAAAATACTATCACTCAAGGTGAATACTTAAATAAATTAGTTGAAGCTATAAATGATGCTAAGATTGATGGAGTAAGCGCAAAACTTGGAAAAGATGGTAATATTATTATTTCAAGCACAGGTAAAAATGCTTTAGAAATAAAAGGCTCAAGTGATAAATTATTACAACTTGGTTTGGAAGAAAAAACTATAAATACTATTAAAACAGAGCAAACTGGTATATTTAGAACATTTAAAGATACTTTAGATGGTTTAGTTGGCTCAAATGGAACTATTAGTAAGTATAGTCAGCAATTAGAAAAAGATGTAAAAGATTTAAATGAGAGTATTAAAAAAATCAATCAAGAGATTGAGAAAAAGTATGAAACTTTAGCAAACAAATTAAGCCATTATGATGGTATTTTAAAGAAATATGAGTTGCAAGGTAATACAATTAATGCTCTTATTAACTCAGCTTTTGCAAATAAATAA
- a CDS encoding flagellar protein FlaG, with protein MEIFRAASSQYDTQVRASAETTKMRPVEQTHIETNSGKQKNEEIDKEITKEKLDESIKKLNENMEELKTDVRFGYNDKINQMYVDVIATKSGKVIRKIPNEEVIKLSESMKEAIGIIFDKKS; from the coding sequence ATGGAAATTTTTAGAGCAGCGAGTTCTCAGTATGATACTCAAGTAAGAGCGAGTGCAGAAACAACAAAAATGCGCCCAGTTGAGCAAACTCATATTGAAACAAATTCGGGCAAGCAAAAAAATGAAGAAATAGATAAGGAAATCACAAAAGAAAAGCTAGATGAGTCAATCAAAAAGCTTAATGAAAATATGGAAGAATTAAAAACTGATGTAAGATTTGGTTATAACGATAAAATTAATCAAATGTATGTAGATGTAATAGCTACAAAATCAGGTAAAGTAATTCGTAAAATTCCTAATGAAGAAGTAATTAAACTAAGCGAAAGTATGAAAGAAGCAATAGGAATTATATTTGATAAAAAAAGCTAA
- a CDS encoding menaquinone biosynthesis decarboxylase has product MKNYIEKLKKENLLKVINTPLDVDLEIAHLAYLEAKKSDSKVLLFTNPKKGNTTYDMPIIMNVFANKKALNLVLGKSPDEVAAEIESLLKLHIPPTFGAKLNLANKLFSLKNIAPKREINKNAPCKQKTYFLNQIPIIKTWEKDAGAFITMGQVYTQSLDGKQNNLGMYRLQVLDDNHLIMHFQLHKDANNYFYEYKTANKKMPVAIAIGDDPLHIFCAQAPLPKGIFELMLYGFIKKQGAKLVKCDTNDLYVPSNSDFVIEGEIDVNHFAIEGPFGDHTGFYTPQGNFPVMKITKITGKNEPIYNATVVGKPPLEDKWMGYGTERIFLPLLKTTCPDLIDYSMPENGVFHNLILAKLKNNYEGIAMANMHAFWGVGQMAFVKNAIFVDENAPSLNDYPKITEYILDNFAPSKLLLSYGLCDELDHSSTKLGMGGKLGLDATTKPAYKAHTFKKENELHLKESFKPNLKALLENLKDFGLYEYNIFYPEAKTQITCISLDRKHNLDEIYKACKDNLGGVVVLFDKGVDLTNAYMLVWRAFNNYDPSTDIKIDENGILVAAYAKGEIDGYLNEWPSTTDCTKSVINGLIELNLLENDENFFKRYEVF; this is encoded by the coding sequence ATGAAAAATTATATAGAAAAATTAAAAAAAGAAAATTTATTAAAGGTTATAAATACTCCTTTAGATGTTGATTTAGAAATAGCTCATTTAGCTTATTTAGAAGCTAAAAAGAGCGATTCAAAGGTATTATTATTTACTAATCCTAAAAAGGGCAACACAACTTATGATATGCCTATTATTATGAATGTTTTTGCTAATAAAAAAGCACTTAATTTAGTATTAGGCAAAAGTCCTGATGAAGTAGCAGCAGAAATTGAAAGCTTATTAAAGCTACATATTCCGCCAACATTTGGCGCTAAATTAAATCTAGCTAATAAATTATTTTCATTAAAAAATATAGCTCCAAAAAGAGAAATTAACAAAAACGCACCTTGCAAACAAAAAACCTATTTCCTAAATCAAATTCCTATCATTAAAACTTGGGAAAAAGATGCAGGTGCATTCATTACAATGGGTCAAGTTTATACACAAAGCCTTGATGGAAAACAAAATAATTTAGGAATGTATCGTTTGCAAGTATTAGATGATAATCATTTAATTATGCATTTTCAACTTCATAAAGATGCAAATAATTACTTTTATGAATATAAAACAGCAAATAAAAAAATGCCAGTAGCTATTGCAATAGGAGATGACCCACTTCATATATTTTGTGCTCAAGCACCACTTCCTAAAGGCATATTTGAATTAATGCTTTATGGATTTATAAAAAAACAAGGTGCAAAATTAGTAAAATGTGATACAAATGATTTATATGTTCCAAGCAATAGTGATTTTGTAATTGAAGGCGAAATTGATGTAAATCATTTTGCTATTGAAGGGCCTTTTGGCGATCATACAGGATTTTATACTCCACAAGGAAATTTCCCTGTTATGAAGATTACAAAAATTACGGGTAAAAATGAGCCTATTTATAATGCAACGGTTGTTGGCAAACCTCCACTTGAAGATAAATGGATGGGGTATGGGACTGAGAGAATTTTCTTGCCATTACTTAAGACAACTTGCCCTGATTTGATTGATTATTCTATGCCTGAAAATGGAGTTTTTCATAATTTGATTTTAGCAAAGCTTAAAAATAATTATGAAGGCATTGCAATGGCAAATATGCACGCATTTTGGGGAGTAGGGCAAATGGCTTTTGTAAAAAATGCTATTTTTGTTGATGAAAATGCACCTAGCTTAAATGATTATCCTAAAATTACTGAATATATTTTAGATAATTTTGCTCCTAGCAAATTACTTTTAAGTTATGGATTATGTGATGAGCTTGATCATTCAAGCACAAAATTAGGAATGGGTGGAAAATTAGGGCTTGATGCTACAACTAAACCCGCTTATAAAGCACATACATTTAAAAAAGAAAATGAATTACACCTAAAAGAAAGCTTTAAACCAAATCTTAAAGCTTTATTAGAAAACTTAAAAGATTTTGGCTTGTATGAATATAATATTTTCTATCCTGAGGCAAAGACACAAATTACTTGCATAAGTTTAGATAGAAAGCATAATTTAGATGAGATTTATAAAGCTTGTAAAGATAATTTAGGTGGAGTGGTTGTATTATTTGATAAAGGCGTTGATTTAACAAATGCTTATATGTTAGTTTGGAGAGCTTTTAATAATTATGATCCAAGTACAGATATTAAAATAGATGAAAATGGTATTTTAGTAGCAGCTTATGCAAAAGGCGAAATTGATGGCTATTTAAACGAGTGGCCTAGTACAACTGATTGCACTAAATCAGTAATAAATGGGCTTATTGAATTAAATTTATTAGAAAATGATGAAAATTTTTTCAAAAGGTATGAAGTTTTTTAA